TGAATGTCGCCGGCGAGGGTGCTGGTGCCGTCGACCGTCGCACCGGGAGCGTCGAGCAGCCCGGTGGCCGCCAGCACGGTCATGGACTTGCCGGAGCCCGATTCGCCGACGATGCCGAGCGTCTTCTCGCGCTCGACGTCGAACGAGATACCGCGCACGATTTCGCGCCTGCCGATGCGGACCCGTAGATCGCGGACGCTGAGCACCGGGGTCATTGTTTCCTCCGCGCCTCGATCATCGTGCGCTGCTTGGGATCCAGTACGTCGCGCAGCCCGTCGCCCAGTAGGTTGAACGCCAGCACCGCGACGAAGATCGCCGCGCCGGGGAACACCGCCATCCACCACGCTAGCGTCACGAAGCCCTGTGAATCGAAGATCATCCGGCCCAGCGAGGGTTGCGGCGGCTGGATGCCCAGCCCCAGGAACGACAGCGCCGCCTCGGACAGGATCGCGAACGCCAGCGACAGCGAGGTCTGAACCACCAACGGGCCGGCCACATTCGGCAGGATGTGCTTGCCGAGGATGTACAGATGTCCGGTGCCCATCGTGCGTGACACCGAGACGAACGGCTCCACGCGCACACTCAACGTGCTCGCCCTGGCCACGCGCGCGAAGATCGGGGTGTACACGATGCCGATCGCCAGGATCGTCGTCGTCACGCCAGGGCCGAGGATCGCCACCACCGCCAGCGCGAGCAGCAGCACCGGAAACGCGAACATCACATCGACGATGCGCATGACGACGGTGTCCAGCCATCCGCCGTGGTACCCCGCGATGACCCCGACCGTCACGCCGACGACGACGGCGAAGACGACGCTCACGACGGCGACCCGCATCGACGCCTGGATCGCGACGAGTATTCGGGAGAAGACGTCGCGACCCAACTCGTCGGTGCCGAACCAATGTGTGCCACTCGGGGGCTGCAGCGCGTCGGGCACATCGACGTCGTTGACTCCATAGGGCGCAATCCAATCGGCTGCCACCGCGATGACGGCGATCGCGAGGAGCACGCTACCGCTGACCAGCGTGACCGGATTGCCCAGCAGCAGGCGCCACGACGACACCCTGGCGTCGGTATCGACGGTCATGAGAGCCGGATCCTCGGGTCGACGACCGCGTACAGCGCGTCCACGATCAGGTTGATGAGCAGGAACAGTGTGGCGATCAGCAACACCGCACCTTGGATGACCGGATAGTCGCGTGCCGCAACGGCGTTGTAGACGAGGCGGCCGAGGCCGGGCCATGCGAACACGACCTCGACGACGATGACGCCGCCGAGGATCGTCGCGAGCTGAATGCCGGTGATGGTCAGCACCGGGATCAACGCGTTGCGCACGGTGTGCCGGAACGTGACTACCCGCGGCGCCAACCCCTTCGACCGGGCGGTGCGCACGTATCCCATCGAGGCGACCTCCAGCACCGCGGACCGCACATAGCGCGTCATGATCGCCCCCGCGACGAGTCCCACCGTCAACGCGGGCAATACGATGTGGCGCAGCCAGCCGCCCGGATTGTTCAGCAGCGGTTGGTATCCCGACGTCGGCAGCCAGCCCAGCGTCGTCGCGAACAGCGCGATGAGCAGGATGCCCATCCAGAAGTCCGGCACCGATACCCCGAACTGGCTGGCGACCCGGACGATGGCGTCGCTGACGCGTCCCTCGTGCAGCGCTGACCAGATGCCTGCGGGCAGCGCGATCGCCAACGCGATGACGATGCCGACCACCGCCAACGACACCGTGGCGGGCAGCCGTTCGAGCAGGATGACCGTCACCGGATCACCGTTGCGGAAGCTGACGCCGAGATCGCCCGTCAACGCCGAGCCGAGGTAGCCGAAGAACTGCTCCACGATCGGCTTGTCGAGTCCGCTGGCCGACCGCAGCGCGTCGTACGCCTGCGGCGTGTAGCGCGTTCCCAGTGCGATGCGTACCGGATCGCCCGGCACCAGATGCACGAGGGCGAACACGACGATGAGCACTCCGATCAGCACGACGGCGGAGTAGACGAGCCTGCGCGCGAGGAAACGCGCGATCGGATGAGTCAGCAAGCGGGTCATCGTGTTTCACCTCGGGCGAGGCTGGCGGTGCGGAAGCGGATCGCGCCGTCGCGACGAGACTCAAAGCCGGACAGCCCGGTGCTCCAGCCCTGGATCACCGACGGGTTGTAGAGGTAGATGTAGCTGACCTCGTCGGCGATCAGCGTAGTGGCACGGCGGTAAAGGTCTTCGCGCGCTTGGCGATTCGTCTCCACGCGCCCAGTGTCGAGCAGCCGGTCCACCTCGGGATCGGAGAACTTCTGCGCATTGCTGGTGCCGTCGGTGTGGTGTTGTGCGTAGTAGAAGTCGTCGGGGTCGATGTTGCCGAGCCAGCCCATCATCAACATGTCGAAGTTGCCGGTGTTCTGTTCGTCGAGCCAGGTGGCGAAGTCGACGGTGCGGATATTCACCGTGAAGCCCAGCGGCGCCAGGTTGTCGGCGATGACCTGCGCGGCCGTCACGGTCTCGGGGTACTCGCTGGTGACCAGCATGTCGAGATCGGTGCCGCTCACTCCTGCCTCGTCCAGCAGCGCCTCCGCCTTGTCGATGTCGTAGCGGTAGCGGTGGTAGTCGGTGTACCAGGGATTGCCCTCGGGGATCGCGAGCTGGTTGGTCGCGGCGGTGCCGTAACTGGTGGCCGCCACGATCGAGTCGCGGTCGATGCCGTACGCGATCGCCTGACGGACCCGCACGTCGTTCCACGGCTTGCGGGCCTCGTTGAGCGCCAGATACCAGTAGTCGTTGCTCGCGGTGACCGCGAGGTTCATCGAGTCGTCGTCGCGCAGCTGCGCCACGCGCTGCGGCGGAATCGAGTCGGTCCAGTCGATCTCGCCGGCCTGCAGTGCCGACAGCGCCGTCGTCGGCTCGGAGATGAACCGGAAGGTGACGCCCGAAACCTTGGGTGCGCCACCCCAATACGACGGGTTCGCCGTGAGGGTGATGGAGTCGCCGCTCTTCTGGCCGCTGAACGCGAACGGTCCTGTGCCGACCGGATGCGTCGCGATCTGACCGCTTTCGACGTTGCGGCGCGACACGATCGCCATGCCCTTGAAGCCGCCTATGTTCGTCAGCAGATTCGGGGTCGGCTGCTTGAGCCGGATGACGACGGTCTCGGCATTGGGGGCGCTGACATCGATGACGGCGCTGAACTTGTCGGAGTTGGTCAGCTGCTCGTCGATGATGCGGCGGTACGAGTACACGACGTCGTCCGCGCTGAACGGGCTGCCGTCGTGAAAAGTGACGCCTGGTCGCAGGTGGAACGTCCAGGTGAGCTGATCGGGGCTGACCTCCCACGACTCGGCCAAAGCCGGGCGCATCTCGAGGTTGCCGTCGGGTTCGACCAGCGTGTCGAAGACGTTCTCGAGCACTTCGAACGAGAAGTACGCGCTGGTCTTGTGCGGGTCCAGCTGGTCGGGCTCGCCGGCGATCGCGGCGATCAGATTGTCGGAGGATTCGCCGAGGTCCACTCGCTGGCCCGTTGAGCAGGCCGTAACGCCGGACCAGAGGACGACGACAGCGATCACCGCCGCCAGTCGTCTCATCGCCATCACCCCGAACGCATCTACCCGCTGGCTGCGGTGCTTGAAACGCCGAGCGACGTCGAAACGGGTTACGGAGGCCCCTGCGCACTGGAATACTCGACGAGGTCCTTGTGAAGGAGGCGCATCGTGAGGTTGATCCGAGGGCTTGCCACCGCCCTCATCGGTATGGCCGCCGTCGTCGGCCTCGCGGTTCCGGCCCACGCGCAAGGCAACGTCAAGGCCCCGGGTGTGCCGGAGGGCTACTACAACGTCAACATCGACGGCCAGGCGTCCGCGGTGTGGGAGATCTTCCCGATCTGCGTTCCAACGGTCGGGGATCTGCGCGAACCGCTGTTGCTCCCGATCGCGTGCCGGCTGAAGGTCACGCCGGATACCGGCGAAGGCGGCGCCGAAGCCGTGATGGTCATGAATCAGTGGCAGTTCGGCTACAAGAACCCCGCCGGACGTACCTGCCCCGACGGCAGCAAGGCGCCGCAGGAGACCGTCTACCGATTCGACCCGTATTCGTGGGTCGGCACCATGAAGGTGCTCCACGGCGGCGAGTGCGGCGACCAGCCCGGCATGGTCGTCGCGCCGTTGACCATGTCTTTCAAAGGCCCGCTGCCGTACCCGGTCACTCAGTACCCGCTGATCTGCGAGCCGGGCGGCCTGCGCCGCTGCTTCTGACTTGTCCGACGAGTCCTCGGTCGGCAGGGCAGCGGGCCGCGGTCTGCGTCCACGCCCGCGAGTACCGCTGCGTGACGGCAAGGTCGTCGACCTCACCGGTCCCGGGCTGACCGAACGCTGGGGCGTCACCTGCACCGACCTCGGGGCTTCCGTGGTGGCGCCCGACGGAAAGCTGGTGTCGGTATTCGGCGACACGTTCTCCGGTCACAAGGTCGGCCAGGGCGATTGGCGGTCACCGGTGGTGTTGATCGGCACCGGGGACGCCGACCACGAGATCGTCTACGAACGGGCCGGCGGCGCGGACCCCGACTACGCGCGCCAGCTCTGGCATTACGTCCACGACGACGCGTCGACCGGCTGGACCCGCGGCGGCATTAGCACCGTGATCCCGTCGGATCTGTTGCGTGTCGGCGACGCGATCTATCTGCACGCCATCGTCAACCGCGGGTTCGGCAACGTCATCTGGACGGAGATATGGCGGTCCGACGACAGCGGGGTGTCCTGGACGCACCTGGGGGCCGACGCCAAGTTTCCCGCCGACCTGCACGGCGGGCATGCCCAGTGCTGGTCATGGGACTTCGATCCCGACGACGGTTGGGTTTATGTGGTGGCCACGGGATTTCAGCGTGACAAGGGCATCATCCTGATGCGGGTGCGTCCGGAGCACATCGGGCACCGATCGCGCTATGCGAGTTGGGGATTCGTCGACGGACGCTGGCGGTGGGGCAGCACTGCGACACCCATCACGCCCGCGGGTGAGCGGTGGGGTGAGCTGACGTTTCGCCGGATGGCACAAGGCAAGTGGATCCTGGGCGGTTTCCTGGCGTCGAAGTATGCGCTGGGCTACCGGGTCGTCGAATCGCCCGTCGCCAACATGCACACGACGCCGCTGCAGACTCCGGTGCTCGGGTCCGCATGGCACGCCGAGAACCACGGGAAGAATCAGGTCGCGCAGCTCTACGGCGGCTACGTGTTGCCCGGGTCGCGGTTCGACGGCCGCGGCGGCGTCGGGCTCGTGGTGTCGCAGTGGCGCACCGATCACGGGTGGCCTTATCGGGCAATGCAATTCAAGGCCGCACTGCGGGACACCACGAGGGCGCGCGAGCCGGAGGACCCGATCAACCTCTAGACAGTGAACCCGCCGTCGACGTTCCAGTGCGCACCCGTGATGTATCCGGTGTCGGGGCCGGCCAGATAGGCGACCACGCCCGCTACGTCGCTCGGCTTACCGTAGCGTCCGCCGGCCATCACTTGCTTTAACGATTCGGCGAATTCGCCCTTATCCGGGTTCATGTCTGTGTTGATGGGGCCGGGCTGCACGTTGTTCACCGTGATGCCTCGCGGTCCGAGGTCGCGGGCGAGGCCGCGGGTCAACCCCGCGACGGCCGCCTTCGTCATCGCGTACACCGCGAGCCCCGGGCCGGGAACCTGTTCCGCGTTGATGCTGCCGATGTTGATGATGCGACCGCCCTCACCGAGATGCGCCAGCGCAGCCTGGATGGCGACGAACACGCCGCGGATGTTGATCGCCACGATCCTGTCGAAGTCTTCGGCCGGCAGCGTGGCCACGTCGCCCAATACCGCGATGCCCGCGTTGTTGACGAGGATGTCGAGCCCGCCGAGATGGGCGACGGTCTCCTTGACCGAGCGCGTCACCTGTTCGGGGTCGCCGCTGTCGGCCTGAATCGCCACGACGGTCGCGCCGTTGGCGGCCACGTCCGCGGCGAGTTTCTCGGCCTCAGCCTTTGACGCGCCGTAGGTGAACGCGACGGCCGCACCGTCAGCGGCCAGCTTCCGTACGATCTCGGCGCCGATTCCGCGCGACGCTCCGGTGACCAATGCTCGTCGACCGGCCAGCGGCCCGCCGTTGCTAACCGCTGATGTCATGCTCGGGATAATGCCGTAGCGGCCGCTTTCATTCCCGCTTGGTGGTTGTCGTACCCGGCGGGCAGGCTCTCGCGCATGGATAGTGCCGACAAATCGGCGTCATCGATTGATGACGCGGCGGGGTCGGAGGGTGCCTGGGGTGGGGTTGGTCCGAAGCCGTGGTGGTTTGACGATCCGGAGATCTTGGCTGCGCGTCGGCAGGTGCTCGAGGAGTTCGGGGGCGAGCCGGACGGATCGGTGGTGTGTGCTGTGCCCGGGGGCGAGCCGGACGGATCGGTGGTGTGCGATGTGCCCGAGGGGGATAGTGCCGACAAATCGGCGTCATCGATTGATGACGCGGCGGGGTCGGAGGGTGCCTGGGGTGGGGTTGGTCCGAAGCCGTGGTGGTTTGACGATCCGGAGATCTTGGCTGTGCGTCGGCAGGTGCTCGAGGAGTTCGGGGGCGAGCCGGACGACAGGCCCGAGTGCACCGACCCCGATCCCATCCTGAACGACGTGCTGTCCGGCGCGAGCGTGCGAGAACTCGGCCAGGCCCGCGACGACTTGGCCTGCGCGAAGGCGCGCTACGACGAGGCAATTAGATCAGCGCGCAAACTCGGGCTCTCCTGGGGCGAAATCGGGGCCGCGCTGGGTGTACCGAGACAACTCCTGCACCGCCGCTTTGCCCGACGCCTAGTGTGAGGACGAGGTGGGGGCCGATCGAAAGGTTGCGCGTGACTGTTGACTCTCAGAAGAAGCGGATCGTCATCTACGGCACCGGCTTCGTCGGCAAGATGGTGATTCCCGAGGTCGTCAAACACCCGCTGTTCGAACTGGTCGGCGTCGGAGTGAGCAACCCCGACAAGGTGGGCCGCGACGTCGGTGAGATCTGCAGTATGGGCACGACGGTGGGCGTGACCGCCACCGACGACATCGACGAACTGATCGCGCTCAAACCCGACGCCCTGGTGCACTACGGGCCGACCGCCGCGCATGCTGAGGAAAACATCGGCCTGATCACGCGTTTCCTGCGCGCCGGGATCGACGTCTGCTCGACGGCCATGACGCCGTGGGTGTGGCCGACGATGCACCTCAACCCGCCGAACTGGATCGAACCCATCACCGAGGCCTGTGAGCTGGGCGAGTCGTCGTGCTTCACCACCGGCATCGACCCCGGCTTCGCCAACGACGTGTTCCCCATGACGCTGATGGGCCTGTGCTCGGAGGTCCGCACGGTGCGCGCATCCGAGCTGCTCGACTACACCAACTACACCGGCGACTACGAGCGCGAGATGGGCATCGGAAGGCCACCCGAAAAGAAGGCCATGCTCGAAACCCCCGATATCCTCGTATTCGCCTGGGGCGGAACGGTTCCCATGATCGCCCATGCGGCGGGCATCATGCTCGACGAGATCACCACGACGTACGACAAGTGGGTGACACCCAACGAGCGAAAGTCGGCCAAGGGCATCATCCCGGCGGGCCACGTCGCCGCCGTCCGGTTCACCATCAACGGCGTCTACAAGGGCGAGACACGCATCCAGCTCGAGCACGTCAACCGGATCGGTGACGACGCCGCACCCGAATGGCCGACCGGCAACCAGAACGACGTCTACCGCGTCGACATCGAGGGCACGCCGAGCATCTTCCAGGAGACCGCCTTCAGATTCACCGACGGTTCGGGGCGTGACGCGGCCG
The nucleotide sequence above comes from Mycolicibacterium moriokaense. Encoded proteins:
- a CDS encoding ABC transporter permease, whose amino-acid sequence is MTVDTDARVSSWRLLLGNPVTLVSGSVLLAIAVIAVAADWIAPYGVNDVDVPDALQPPSGTHWFGTDELGRDVFSRILVAIQASMRVAVVSVVFAVVVGVTVGVIAGYHGGWLDTVVMRIVDVMFAFPVLLLALAVVAILGPGVTTTILAIGIVYTPIFARVARASTLSVRVEPFVSVSRTMGTGHLYILGKHILPNVAGPLVVQTSLSLAFAILSEAALSFLGLGIQPPQPSLGRMIFDSQGFVTLAWWMAVFPGAAIFVAVLAFNLLGDGLRDVLDPKQRTMIEARRKQ
- a CDS encoding ABC transporter permease gives rise to the protein MTRLLTHPIARFLARRLVYSAVVLIGVLIVVFALVHLVPGDPVRIALGTRYTPQAYDALRSASGLDKPIVEQFFGYLGSALTGDLGVSFRNGDPVTVILLERLPATVSLAVVGIVIALAIALPAGIWSALHEGRVSDAIVRVASQFGVSVPDFWMGILLIALFATTLGWLPTSGYQPLLNNPGGWLRHIVLPALTVGLVAGAIMTRYVRSAVLEVASMGYVRTARSKGLAPRVVTFRHTVRNALIPVLTITGIQLATILGGVIVVEVVFAWPGLGRLVYNAVAARDYPVIQGAVLLIATLFLLINLIVDALYAVVDPRIRLS
- a CDS encoding ABC transporter substrate-binding protein; protein product: MRRLAAVIAVVVLWSGVTACSTGQRVDLGESSDNLIAAIAGEPDQLDPHKTSAYFSFEVLENVFDTLVEPDGNLEMRPALAESWEVSPDQLTWTFHLRPGVTFHDGSPFSADDVVYSYRRIIDEQLTNSDKFSAVIDVSAPNAETVVIRLKQPTPNLLTNIGGFKGMAIVSRRNVESGQIATHPVGTGPFAFSGQKSGDSITLTANPSYWGGAPKVSGVTFRFISEPTTALSALQAGEIDWTDSIPPQRVAQLRDDDSMNLAVTASNDYWYLALNEARKPWNDVRVRQAIAYGIDRDSIVAATSYGTAATNQLAIPEGNPWYTDYHRYRYDIDKAEALLDEAGVSGTDLDMLVTSEYPETVTAAQVIADNLAPLGFTVNIRTVDFATWLDEQNTGNFDMLMMGWLGNIDPDDFYYAQHHTDGTSNAQKFSDPEVDRLLDTGRVETNRQAREDLYRRATTLIADEVSYIYLYNPSVIQGWSTGLSGFESRRDGAIRFRTASLARGETR
- a CDS encoding DUF4185 domain-containing protein, encoding MRPRPRVPLRDGKVVDLTGPGLTERWGVTCTDLGASVVAPDGKLVSVFGDTFSGHKVGQGDWRSPVVLIGTGDADHEIVYERAGGADPDYARQLWHYVHDDASTGWTRGGISTVIPSDLLRVGDAIYLHAIVNRGFGNVIWTEIWRSDDSGVSWTHLGADAKFPADLHGGHAQCWSWDFDPDDGWVYVVATGFQRDKGIILMRVRPEHIGHRSRYASWGFVDGRWRWGSTATPITPAGERWGELTFRRMAQGKWILGGFLASKYALGYRVVESPVANMHTTPLQTPVLGSAWHAENHGKNQVAQLYGGYVLPGSRFDGRGGVGLVVSQWRTDHGWPYRAMQFKAALRDTTRAREPEDPINL
- a CDS encoding 3-oxoacyl-ACP reductase family protein; translated protein: MTSAVSNGGPLAGRRALVTGASRGIGAEIVRKLAADGAAVAFTYGASKAEAEKLAADVAANGATVVAIQADSGDPEQVTRSVKETVAHLGGLDILVNNAGIAVLGDVATLPAEDFDRIVAINIRGVFVAIQAALAHLGEGGRIINIGSINAEQVPGPGLAVYAMTKAAVAGLTRGLARDLGPRGITVNNVQPGPINTDMNPDKGEFAESLKQVMAGGRYGKPSDVAGVVAYLAGPDTGYITGAHWNVDGGFTV
- a CDS encoding NAD(P)H-dependent amine dehydrogenase family protein is translated as MVIPEVVKHPLFELVGVGVSNPDKVGRDVGEICSMGTTVGVTATDDIDELIALKPDALVHYGPTAAHAEENIGLITRFLRAGIDVCSTAMTPWVWPTMHLNPPNWIEPITEACELGESSCFTTGIDPGFANDVFPMTLMGLCSEVRTVRASELLDYTNYTGDYEREMGIGRPPEKKAMLETPDILVFAWGGTVPMIAHAAGIMLDEITTTYDKWVTPNERKSAKGIIPAGHVAAVRFTINGVYKGETRIQLEHVNRIGDDAAPEWPTGNQNDVYRVDIEGTPSIFQETAFRFTDGSGRDAAAAGCLSTGLRALNAVPAVNDLSPGWVTPLDLPLIPGAGTIR